From the genome of Azospira restricta, one region includes:
- a CDS encoding recombination-associated protein RdgC codes for MWFKNLHLYRLPKPWNITAAELEAQLDRHALQACGASDAQSTGWVPPRTGAPLLHSVNRQHLLALGIEQKLLPTSVVKQFADDRAREIADAEGRKVGRKEMREIREEMRLQLLPRAFVRRRTTWGWIDPVNGWLAVDAGAAGKAEEFVEQLRKSLDKLPAKPLRVVRSPSAAMTGWLADGDAPAGFTLDQDLELRSPEQARVRYVKHALEGAEIRQHIAGGKTATKLAMTWNDRISFVLTEDLQLKRLAFLDLLKEESEQQSDDADERFDLDFALMSGEVARLLDDLVEALGGEVAAD; via the coding sequence ATGTGGTTCAAGAACCTTCATCTCTACCGTCTGCCCAAACCCTGGAACATCACCGCCGCCGAGCTCGAAGCGCAGCTCGACCGCCATGCGCTGCAAGCCTGCGGCGCCAGCGACGCGCAAAGCACCGGCTGGGTGCCGCCGCGCACCGGCGCACCGCTGCTGCACAGCGTTAACCGCCAGCACCTGCTGGCGCTCGGCATCGAGCAGAAGCTGCTGCCGACCTCGGTGGTCAAGCAGTTCGCCGACGACCGCGCGCGCGAGATCGCCGACGCCGAGGGGCGCAAGGTCGGGCGCAAGGAGATGCGCGAGATCCGCGAGGAAATGCGGCTGCAGCTGCTGCCGCGCGCCTTCGTCCGCCGCCGCACGACCTGGGGCTGGATCGATCCGGTCAACGGCTGGCTGGCGGTCGATGCCGGCGCCGCCGGCAAGGCCGAGGAGTTCGTCGAGCAGCTGCGCAAGTCGCTCGACAAGCTGCCGGCGAAGCCGCTCCGCGTCGTCCGCTCGCCGTCGGCGGCGATGACCGGCTGGCTGGCCGACGGCGACGCGCCGGCGGGCTTCACGCTCGACCAGGACCTCGAGCTGCGCTCGCCGGAGCAGGCCCGCGTGCGCTACGTGAAGCACGCGCTCGAAGGCGCGGAGATCCGCCAGCACATCGCCGGCGGCAAGACCGCGACCAAGCTGGCGATGACCTGGAACGACCGCATCTCCTTCGTGCTGACCGAGGACCTGCAGCTCAAGCGGCTGGCGTTCCTCGACCTGCTCAAGGAAGAAAGCGAGCAGCAGTCGGACGATGCGGACGAGCGCTTCGACCTCGACTTCGCGCTGATGAGCGGCGAGGTCGCGCGCCTGCTCGACGACCTGGTCGAGGCGCTCGGCGGCGAGGTCGCCGCCGACTGA
- the cysN gene encoding sulfate adenylyltransferase subunit CysN, translated as MSAMENLPVDNGLLRFLTCGSVDDGKSTLIGRLLFDTKTILADTLSAIERTSQKRGMEAVDLSLLTDGLQAEREQGITIDVAYRYFSTGTRKYIIADAPGHEQYTRNMVTAASTANLAIILIDARKGVLTQTRRHSYLAHLVNIPHLIVAVNKMDLVDYDQTTFEKIRADYLAFAEKLGIEDIRFIPMSALNGDMVVDRGDRLGWYQGPTLLDVLETAPAAHSEKAEKFRFPVQYVCRPQDSANPELHDYRGFMGRVESGEIAAGDEVTVLPSGLATRVKAIELYGQPLTHAVSEQSVTILLADEIDISRGDMIVKTSEAPEPKKQIEAMVCWLSETPMDRARKYLIRHTTRDSKAMVAGIEYRVDINTMEWVPADKLAMNDIAKVAFKLAQPIFCDPYAENRASGAFIVIDESTNNTVGAGMIV; from the coding sequence ATGTCCGCCATGGAAAATCTGCCCGTCGACAACGGCCTGCTCCGTTTCCTCACCTGCGGCAGCGTCGATGACGGCAAGAGCACGCTGATCGGGCGGCTCCTGTTCGACACCAAGACCATCCTTGCCGACACGCTGTCGGCGATCGAGCGCACTTCGCAGAAGCGCGGCATGGAAGCCGTCGACCTGTCGCTCTTGACCGACGGCCTGCAGGCCGAGCGCGAACAGGGCATCACCATCGACGTCGCCTACCGCTACTTCTCGACCGGCACGCGCAAGTACATCATCGCCGACGCACCGGGCCACGAGCAGTACACGCGCAACATGGTCACCGCCGCGTCGACCGCCAACCTGGCGATCATCCTGATCGACGCCAGGAAGGGCGTGCTGACGCAGACCCGCCGCCATTCCTACCTGGCGCACCTGGTCAACATCCCGCACCTGATCGTCGCCGTGAACAAGATGGACCTGGTCGATTACGACCAGACCACCTTCGAGAAGATTCGTGCCGACTACCTGGCCTTCGCCGAGAAGCTCGGCATCGAAGACATCCGCTTCATCCCGATGTCGGCGCTGAACGGCGACATGGTCGTCGACCGCGGCGACCGCCTCGGCTGGTACCAGGGCCCGACGCTCTTGGACGTGCTCGAGACCGCGCCGGCCGCGCACAGCGAGAAGGCCGAGAAATTCCGCTTCCCGGTGCAGTACGTCTGCCGCCCGCAGGACTCGGCCAACCCCGAGCTGCACGACTACCGCGGCTTCATGGGCCGCGTCGAGTCGGGCGAGATCGCCGCCGGCGACGAGGTCACCGTGCTGCCGTCGGGCCTCGCCACCCGCGTCAAGGCCATCGAGCTCTACGGCCAGCCGCTGACGCACGCGGTCTCCGAGCAGTCGGTGACGATCCTGCTGGCCGACGAGATCGACATCTCGCGCGGCGACATGATCGTCAAGACCAGCGAAGCGCCGGAACCGAAGAAGCAGATCGAGGCGATGGTCTGCTGGCTTTCGGAGACACCGATGGACCGTGCGCGGAAGTACCTGATCCGCCACACCACGCGCGACTCGAAGGCGATGGTCGCCGGCATCGAGTACCGCGTCGACATCAACACGATGGAATGGGTGCCGGCCGACAAGCTGGCGATGAACGACATCGCCAAGGTCGCCTTCAAGCTGGCGCAGCCGATCTTCTGCGACCCCTACGCTGAGAACCGTGCCAGCGGCGCCTTCATCGTCATCGACGAATCGACCAACAACACCGTCGGCGCCGGCATGATCGTCTGA
- the cysD gene encoding sulfate adenylyltransferase subunit CysD, whose amino-acid sequence MTQTRTLSKTTLSHLDWLEAEAIHIMREVAGQCANPVLLFSGGKDSICMLRIAEKAFRPGKFPFPLMHIDTGHNYQEVVQFRDKRAAELGERLIVRSVEDSMKRGTVVLKHPGESRNKHQSVTLLEAIEEFGFDACIGGARRDEEKARAKERIMSFRDEFGQWDPKNQRPELWNLYNARSHKGENIRAFPISNWTEMDVWQYIEREQLELPSIYFAHKRPVVLRQGAIVPVNVPLMSGELTNLPKAGEEIVELQVRFRTVGDISCTAPVESDADTVAKIVLETATTTITERGATRLDDQTSEASMEQRKKEGYF is encoded by the coding sequence ATGACCCAAACCCGCACCCTGTCGAAAACAACGCTCAGCCACCTCGACTGGCTGGAAGCCGAAGCCATCCACATCATGCGCGAGGTCGCCGGCCAGTGCGCGAACCCGGTGCTGCTGTTCTCCGGCGGCAAGGATTCGATCTGCATGCTGCGCATCGCCGAGAAGGCCTTCCGCCCCGGCAAGTTCCCGTTCCCGCTGATGCACATCGACACCGGCCACAATTACCAGGAAGTCGTGCAGTTCCGCGACAAGCGCGCCGCCGAGCTGGGCGAGCGGCTGATCGTGCGCTCGGTCGAGGATTCGATGAAGCGCGGCACCGTCGTGCTGAAGCATCCGGGCGAATCGCGCAACAAGCACCAGTCGGTGACGCTGCTCGAAGCGATCGAGGAATTCGGCTTCGACGCCTGCATCGGCGGCGCCCGCCGCGACGAGGAGAAGGCGCGCGCCAAGGAGCGGATCATGAGCTTCCGCGACGAGTTCGGCCAATGGGACCCGAAGAACCAGCGCCCGGAACTGTGGAACCTGTACAACGCCCGCTCGCACAAGGGCGAGAACATCCGCGCCTTCCCCATCTCGAACTGGACCGAGATGGACGTCTGGCAGTACATCGAGCGCGAGCAGCTGGAGCTGCCGTCGATCTACTTCGCGCACAAGCGCCCGGTCGTGCTGCGCCAGGGCGCGATCGTCCCGGTCAACGTGCCGCTGATGAGCGGCGAGCTGACCAACCTGCCGAAGGCCGGCGAGGAGATCGTCGAGCTGCAAGTGCGCTTCCGCACCGTCGGCGACATCTCGTGCACGGCGCCGGTCGAGTCGGACGCCGACACCGTCGCCAAGATCGTGCTCGAAACCGCCACCACCACCATCACCGAACGCGGCGCCACGCGGCTGGACGACCAGACCTCCGAGGCCTCGATGGAACAACGCAAGAAAGAGGGTTACTTCTGA
- a CDS encoding ferredoxin--NADP reductase, whose translation MTAESDRYTRETITAIHRWAPDLFTFRISRPAGYAFVAGQYGRLGFAAGDDIVWRPYSMVCARAAAELEFYSIIVPGGAFSTRLAAARVGNEILVDRRSFGFLTLDAFADGRDLWLLASGTGLGPFVAILREPECWRRFARLIVVHSVRTGRELAYRETIAELAASPPANGAPAATLRYLPVVTRETVDGALGERVTTLLADGRLEQHAGATIDAANSRIMVCGNPDLAKALRAQLTARGLAVGHRGVPGQLAFENYW comes from the coding sequence ATGACGGCGGAATCAGACCGGTACACGCGGGAAACGATCACCGCGATCCACCGCTGGGCGCCCGACCTGTTCACGTTCCGCATCAGCCGGCCGGCAGGCTACGCCTTCGTCGCCGGGCAGTACGGGCGGCTCGGTTTCGCCGCCGGCGACGACATCGTCTGGCGCCCGTATTCGATGGTCTGCGCCCGCGCCGCGGCCGAGCTCGAGTTCTACTCGATCATCGTTCCCGGCGGCGCCTTCAGCACGCGGCTCGCCGCCGCACGCGTCGGCAACGAGATTCTCGTCGACCGCCGCAGCTTCGGCTTTTTGACGCTGGACGCCTTCGCCGACGGCCGCGACCTGTGGCTGCTGGCGAGCGGCACCGGGCTCGGCCCCTTCGTCGCCATCCTGCGCGAGCCGGAATGCTGGCGACGCTTCGCGCGGCTGATCGTCGTGCACAGCGTGCGTACCGGCCGCGAGCTGGCCTACCGCGAGACGATCGCCGAACTGGCGGCGTCGCCGCCCGCAAACGGCGCGCCGGCGGCGACGCTGCGCTACCTGCCGGTGGTGACGCGGGAAACGGTAGACGGCGCGCTCGGCGAACGGGTCACGACGCTGCTCGCCGACGGCCGGCTGGAGCAACACGCCGGCGCGACGATCGACGCCGCGAATTCGCGCATCATGGTCTGCGGCAACCCGGACCTGGCCAAGGCCCTGCGTGCGCAGCTGACCGCGCGCGGACTCGCGGTCGGCCACCGCGGCGTGCCGGGGCAGCTCGCCTTCGAGAACTACTGGTAG